In Candidatus Neomarinimicrobiota bacterium, one genomic interval encodes:
- a CDS encoding M20 family metallopeptidase, whose amino-acid sequence MSILIRREVKAIQPELVEWRQHLHKHPELGFEEVETARFVADVLEDFDIRVSTGVGKTGVVGLLKGKREGPCIGLRADMDGLPIQETGEVPFASVNEGVMHACGHDGHMAMLLGAAKVLSGMKEKLKGSVKFIFQPAEEGEGGAVGMIEDGVLESPHVDQIYGLHLWNYQYFGTVGIKEGPILAATVPFTITVKGRGGHGAAPQGTVDAIVVAAHLVTSLQTIVSRNTNPLESAVITVGKIEGGHTFNVIADKVVLQGTARAYTETVRELIISRMNEIISGVEATFGADISLEYGDGYPPTINSSAETKVASSAAGKIVGEGAQFPYMSMGGEDFSYYLQKVPGCFFFVGSAPEDSEPMSVPHHCSHFNFDERALAVGSSIFVQLVEDLLNVGG is encoded by the coding sequence ATGAGTATCCTCATAAGAAGAGAAGTGAAAGCGATTCAACCTGAACTTGTGGAGTGGAGACAGCATCTGCACAAGCATCCTGAGCTGGGATTTGAGGAGGTTGAAACGGCCAGGTTTGTGGCGGACGTTCTTGAAGATTTTGACATTCGTGTGTCAACCGGTGTTGGCAAAACCGGGGTGGTCGGGTTGCTGAAAGGAAAGAGAGAAGGACCATGTATCGGACTTCGAGCCGATATGGACGGCCTCCCCATTCAGGAGACGGGGGAGGTTCCTTTCGCCTCGGTGAATGAGGGAGTGATGCACGCCTGCGGTCATGATGGACACATGGCCATGCTGCTGGGAGCAGCCAAAGTCCTGTCTGGAATGAAAGAGAAGTTGAAGGGTTCCGTGAAATTCATCTTCCAACCTGCGGAGGAAGGGGAAGGCGGCGCGGTGGGGATGATTGAAGACGGAGTACTTGAGAGTCCTCACGTGGACCAGATCTATGGCCTTCATCTGTGGAACTACCAGTACTTCGGGACGGTAGGTATCAAGGAAGGTCCCATACTAGCAGCCACAGTTCCCTTTACCATCACAGTGAAAGGGAGAGGGGGCCACGGCGCAGCACCGCAGGGGACAGTGGATGCCATTGTCGTGGCGGCCCATCTTGTCACGTCTCTCCAGACAATTGTGAGTCGAAACACCAATCCTCTCGAATCTGCCGTGATAACGGTGGGAAAGATTGAAGGGGGTCACACTTTCAATGTGATAGCCGATAAGGTTGTCCTGCAGGGAACGGCGAGGGCATACACGGAAACCGTTCGTGAGCTCATCATCAGCCGCATGAATGAAATCATTTCCGGTGTGGAAGCCACGTTTGGTGCAGATATTTCTCTGGAGTACGGGGACGGCTACCCTCCCACGATCAATTCATCCGCAGAGACAAAGGTAGCTTCAAGCGCCGCAGGGAAAATCGTGGGTGAAGGCGCTCAATTTCCCTACATGAGTATGGGGGGCGAAGATTTTTCCTACTACCTTCAGAAAGTACCGGGATGTTTCTTCTTTGTCGGCTCGGCCCCGGAAGATAGTGAGCCGATGAGCGTTCCCCACCACTGCTCCCATTTCAACTTCGACGAACGTGCTCTCGCTGTCGGAAGTTCCATCTTTGTCCAACTTGTTGAAGATCTGTTGAACGTTGGAGGTTAG
- a CDS encoding purine-nucleoside phosphorylase has product MKFSVLPVIMKKKPGDDVLSKMESHVGTFIRGAPRTAVILGSGLGGFARTLNGSVSIPYGEIPFYPKSSVEGHSGELVAGNIGDRAVLVASGRFHMYEGYDVDTVTLPIRLFHRLGITDLIITNASGSVRKEVPPGSLMALKGHIDCTFRESADLPGINEDSRYHSPRLLKLAGAVAKREGVQLRTGVYAWTLGPSFETPAEVVLVRKLGGDAVGMSTVPEIRAAGDLGLEVLGISCLTNYAAGITSKPLTHEEVMEVTNDVSETFTRLMRGIVSEIGDS; this is encoded by the coding sequence TTGAAATTCAGCGTCTTGCCAGTCATCATGAAGAAAAAACCCGGGGACGACGTTCTTTCAAAGATGGAGTCCCATGTTGGTACGTTCATCCGTGGCGCTCCTCGAACGGCGGTTATTCTTGGTTCCGGTCTTGGTGGGTTTGCGCGCACCCTGAACGGATCCGTGTCCATCCCATATGGTGAGATTCCTTTCTACCCGAAATCCAGCGTGGAGGGACATTCGGGAGAGCTCGTAGCGGGGAATATCGGAGACCGGGCGGTTCTTGTTGCCAGCGGCCGGTTCCACATGTATGAAGGGTACGATGTGGATACGGTGACACTCCCCATCCGGTTGTTTCATCGCCTTGGGATAACAGATCTGATCATCACCAACGCGTCAGGATCCGTGCGAAAGGAAGTACCGCCGGGGTCCCTGATGGCATTGAAGGGCCATATTGACTGCACATTCCGTGAGAGTGCTGATCTCCCCGGCATCAACGAGGACAGCCGGTATCATTCACCGCGGCTTCTGAAACTTGCCGGAGCTGTCGCAAAGCGGGAAGGTGTTCAGCTGAGAACCGGGGTATACGCCTGGACACTCGGTCCTTCTTTCGAGACGCCCGCCGAAGTCGTTCTGGTCCGAAAACTGGGGGGAGATGCCGTCGGCATGTCTACGGTACCGGAAATCCGGGCGGCAGGAGACCTGGGTCTCGAAGTTCTGGGGATTTCATGTCTCACCAATTACGCCGCGGGAATAACGTCCAAACCGCTGACTCACGAGGAGGTGATGGAAGTCACCAACGACGTATCGGAGACGTTTACCCGCCTCATGAGAGGGATCGTTTCGGAAATCGGGGATTCGTGA
- a CDS encoding AAA family ATPase produces MTDKNDIALVQELHVSRDKILTELRKVIVGQTHIIEHILITLLCRGHALIIGVPGLAKTLLIKSVAQILDLKFSRIQFTPDLMPSDITGTEILEEDHKTGKRDFRYIKGPIFANIILADEINRTPPKTQAALLEAMQEYRVTAAGVSYTVEEPFLVLATQNPIEQEGTYPLPEAQLDRFMFSLDITYPSTAEEIDIVKSTTSAREESLETIISRDQIMSYQSLIRRVPVADNVVEFAVDLVAKTRPGDRGPQFIDDWLDWGAGPRASQYLILGAKAKSVLEGRPTPAIEDVLTMAKPVLRHRVITNFNAEADGVSTDAVLEKLIEEIR; encoded by the coding sequence ATGACAGACAAAAATGACATTGCGCTTGTGCAGGAACTGCACGTTTCAAGGGACAAGATTCTTACGGAGCTGCGAAAGGTTATCGTAGGCCAGACGCACATCATTGAACATATCCTGATAACGCTCCTCTGTCGTGGTCACGCCCTCATAATCGGCGTTCCGGGACTGGCAAAAACACTGCTCATCAAATCAGTTGCGCAGATTCTCGATCTGAAATTCAGCCGGATTCAATTCACCCCAGACCTCATGCCCAGTGATATTACGGGAACGGAAATCCTTGAGGAAGATCACAAGACCGGCAAGCGCGATTTCAGGTATATCAAAGGACCAATCTTTGCCAACATCATTCTCGCCGATGAAATCAACCGGACACCCCCCAAGACCCAGGCTGCCCTGCTCGAGGCGATGCAGGAATACCGGGTCACGGCCGCTGGCGTCTCATACACGGTGGAAGAGCCTTTCCTCGTCCTGGCTACCCAGAACCCCATCGAACAGGAGGGGACGTATCCCCTTCCCGAGGCACAGCTCGACCGATTCATGTTCAGCCTGGACATCACCTACCCTTCCACGGCTGAAGAGATCGACATTGTGAAGTCCACCACAAGCGCCAGGGAAGAAAGTCTGGAAACCATCATCTCCCGGGATCAGATCATGAGCTACCAGTCTCTCATCCGCCGCGTTCCGGTAGCGGATAACGTGGTGGAGTTTGCCGTTGATCTCGTGGCGAAAACCCGTCCGGGGGACCGTGGTCCCCAGTTCATAGACGATTGGCTTGATTGGGGCGCAGGACCCCGGGCATCTCAATACCTGATTCTCGGAGCAAAGGCGAAATCGGTTCTCGAAGGACGGCCCACCCCCGCTATCGAAGATGTTTTGACCATGGCCAAGCCCGTTCTCCGGCATCGTGTTATCACGAATTTCAATGCCGAGGCCGACGGCGTCTCAACCGACGCTGTCCTGGAGAAGTTGATTGAGGAAATACGGTAG
- a CDS encoding four helix bundle protein has translation MGTFKDLEVFQLALQYAKSVYQITQPFPSTEQFGLTNQMRRAAIAIPSSIAEGSARRTATDRKHFVDIALGSLNESHAQLILAVELGYMSQEKLGEAERFIEKLKSKLFAYHKSIKSRPKTSNF, from the coding sequence ATGGGAACGTTTAAGGATTTGGAAGTGTTTCAGCTTGCTTTGCAGTACGCAAAATCAGTCTACCAGATTACTCAGCCTTTCCCCAGTACAGAGCAATTTGGATTGACGAATCAAATGAGGAGAGCTGCCATAGCAATTCCATCAAGTATCGCAGAGGGTTCAGCCCGCAGAACCGCTACTGACCGGAAACATTTCGTAGATATCGCACTGGGATCGTTGAATGAATCTCACGCACAATTAATACTGGCAGTGGAGCTAGGCTATATGAGTCAGGAAAAGCTTGGTGAGGCGGAGAGGTTTATTGAGAAACTGAAATCGAAGCTTTTCGCCTACCACAAATCCATCAAGTCACGACCAAAAACGTCTAACTTCTAA